In Myxocyprinus asiaticus isolate MX2 ecotype Aquarium Trade chromosome 3, UBuf_Myxa_2, whole genome shotgun sequence, the following proteins share a genomic window:
- the LOC127428177 gene encoding rho-related GTP-binding protein RhoG-like has protein sequence MQTIKCVVVGDGAVGKTCLLISYTTNAFPDEYIPTVFDNYSTQTCVDGRAVSLNLWDTAGQEEYDRLRTLSYPQTHVFIICFSVASPSSHANVRHKWHPEVCHHCPGVPVLLVGTKRDLRADKETLEKLKEQGMSPTTPQQGSALARSIGAVRYLECSALLQEGVREVFNEAVRAVLYPSTKKHTKKCVLL, from the coding sequence ATGCAGACCATAAAGTGTGTTGTCGTTGGTGATGGTGCGGTGGGAAAGACCTGCCTGTTGATCTCCTACACCACTAATGCCTTCCCAGATGAGTACATTCCGACGGTTTTTGACAACTACAGCACACAGACCTGTGTGGACGGCCGTGCCGTCAGCCTTAACCTATGGGATACGGCCGGTCAGGAGGAGTATGACCGCCTGCGAACCCTCTCTTACCCACAAACGCATGTGTTCATTATCTGTTTCTCCGTGGCTAGTCCTTCCTCTCATGCCAATGTCAGACATAAATGGCACCCAGAAGTGTGCCACCACTGCCCGGGCGTACCTGTGCTGCTGGTGGGAACTAAGAGAGACCTGCGGGCAGACAAGGAGACCCTGGAGAAGCTGAAGGAGCAGGGAATGAGTCCAACCACCCCGCAGCAGGGCAGCGCGCTGGCCCGCAGCATTGGCGCGGTGCGATATCTGGAGTGCTCAGCTCTTCTGCAGGAGGGAGTCAGAGAGGTCTTCAACGAGGCAGTTAGAGCTGTTCTCTACCCCAGCACCAAGAAACATACCAAGAAATGTGTGCTGTTATAA